In Mytilus trossulus isolate FHL-02 chromosome 14, PNRI_Mtr1.1.1.hap1, whole genome shotgun sequence, a genomic segment contains:
- the LOC134696828 gene encoding uncharacterized protein LOC134696828: MNRERNKSGFFIRNKSKKSKRHSFFKKLNNDRKNTSHQNADLLDHNQYTHHLTDIGCEVVVDELIIDSDKNNTWMEGRRVVELDVLAREMHCCRCNLPLHLSNTVGERLYGLASVLLIKCDNSACLATTDVHTGKRTPNGSYCINSKVAIGMTHAGMGPSHVNNFLTECNLPPISDTTLRKKEKEFSKTIHDVAMTSCREAQHQEILLSHGKVAASFDGGWQKRGSGWNYNSNTGHATMIGKETGKIMLWDQRSRSCKTCEYHLANQTTIPDHLCLKNIKFHKRL; this comes from the exons ATGAATAGAGAAAGGAACAAGTCTGGCTTTTTTATCAGaaacaaatcaaaaaaatctaaaaggcattctttttttaaaaaactgAATAATGACCGTAAAAACACCTCTCATCAAAACGCAGATTTACTAGACCACAACCAATACACGCACCATCTTACTGACATTGGTTGTGAAGTGGTTGTAGATGAATTGATTATAGATtctgataaaaacaatacatgGATGGAGGGCAGGAGAGTTGTAGAACTAGATGTTTTGGCAAGGGAAATGCACTGTTGCCGGTGTAACTTGCCATTACATTTATCTAACACAGTTGGTGAGAG GTTGTATGGTTTGGCAAGTGTTTTACTAATTAAATGTGACAACTCTGCATGTCTTGCAACAACTGATGTGCATACAGGCAAGAGAACCCCAAATGGAAGTTATTGCATAAATTCCAAAGTTGCAATAG gtaTGACACACGCAGGAATGGGACCGTCCCATGTAAACAACTTTTTAACAGAATGCAACTTACCACCAATTAGTGATACAACATTACGTAAAAAGGAAAAAGAGTTCAGCAAGACAATACATGATGTTGCTATGACCTCCTGCAGAGAAGCTCAACATCAAGAAATACTTCTAAGTCATGGCAAA GTGGCAGCAAGTTTTGATGGTGGTTGGCAGAAAAGAGGATCTGGGTGGAATTACAACAGTAATACTG GCCATGCAACTATGATTGGAAAAGAAACTGGAAAAATAATGCTCTGGGATCAAAGAAGTAGATCATGCAAGACCTGTGAATATCATCTTGCAAATCAAACTACAATTCCAGACCACCTTTGTTTGAAGAATATCAAATTTCACAAAAGATTGTGA